The following coding sequences lie in one Lolium perenne isolate Kyuss_39 chromosome 2, Kyuss_2.0, whole genome shotgun sequence genomic window:
- the LOC127323351 gene encoding uncharacterized protein → MISAAADGEKSSAHLDQPLLGQSQHPQPYYAYPAASYAYAPPPPPPPPPPPTLYLLPSSPVFVRIRRLRPRRIPCIRRFSTRTLPLLLVFALLAGLAFLLYPSAPAAHVADIRLDRFRINPPPLPALDFKLALSLGVRNPGFLLPLRYRAVSAAVSYRGHLLGSATARPGSGELAARGVTYAYSEVWVDAGRVLDEVIELIGDIADGSVPLEIVTEVVGTVRVFRIDIPVKGLISCSVNVSPDTQRIISQDCY, encoded by the exons ATGATATCCGCGGCGGCAGACGGTGAGAAGTCCTCGGCCCACCTCGACCAACCTCTCCTCGGGCAGTCTCAGCATCCGCAGCCCTACTACGCCTATCCTGCCGCTTCCTACGCCtacgctccgccgccgccgccacctcctcctcctcccccgacGCTCTACCTCCTCCCCTCGTCGCCCGTCTTCGTCCGCATCCGCCGCCTACGCCCGCGACGCATCCCGTGCATCCGCCGCTTCTCCACCCGCACGCTCCcgctcctcctcgtcttcgcgcTCCTCGCCGGCCTCGCGTTCCTCCTCTACCCGTCCGCACCCGCAGCCCACGTCGCCGATATCCGCCTCGACCGCTTTCGCATCAATCCGCCCCCTCTCCCAGCTCTGGATTTTAAACTTGCGCTCAGCCTCGGCGTCCGAAATCCCGGGTTTCTCCTCCCTCTCCGCTACCGCGCCGTCTCTGCCGCTGTCTCGTACCGCGGCCATCTGCTCGGCTCCGCCACTGCGCGCCCTGGATCTGGCGAGCTCGCGGCCAGAGGAGTTACGTATGCCTATTCTGAGGTATGGGTGGACGCAGGcagggtcttggatgaggtgatcgAGCTGATTGGGGACATCGCCGATGGGTCTGTGCCGCTGGAGATCGTGACCGAGGTCGTCGGCACGGTCAGGGTGTTCCGTATTGACATTCCAGTGAAG GGCCTCATATCGTGCTCGGTGAATGTCAGCCCAGACACTCAGCGTATCATAAGTCAGGATTGCTACTAA